A single window of Grus americana isolate bGruAme1 chromosome 6, bGruAme1.mat, whole genome shotgun sequence DNA harbors:
- the ERMN gene encoding ermin — MTEEFLVASGMPECNGSVPPEKGPLQVIGVIDEIAKSVGMVPYANAEMSPDAPLAEGNQDENRNSLAEDIVRGDFDGEKQCEEKREENDGMLQQGPADTQGTGTAGQESEEGPGSEGTAASPGAEAVETLEASADGRGNAAEEEEEEEEEEEDTEEDEVQVIEIKKENSEASCLKQQDSSKEASPPTSPGSNSQAEKPGEQPSLGKKNDISRHSYSRYNTISYRRIRKGNTKQRIDEFESMMHL; from the exons ATGACAGAAGAATTCCTGGTGGCGTCCGGCATGCCCGAGTGCAACGGGAGCGTACCGCCGGAGAAGGGCCCGCTCCAGGTCATCGGTGTCATTGATGAAATAGCAAAATCTGTCGGGATGGTTCCTTATGCCAATGCAGAAATGAGCCCTGACGCTCCGCTTGCAGAAGGAAATCAGGACGAAAATAGAAATTCGTTGGCAGAGGACATAGTACGTGGGGATTTTGATGGAGAGAAGCAATGCGAAG AAAAGCGAGAGGAAAACGATGGGATGCTACAGCAGGGACCAGCTGATACCCAGGGCACGGGGACCGCCGGCCAGGAGTCGGAGGAAG GGCCGGGCAGCGAGGGGACGGCGGCCAGCCCTGGCGCGGAGGCAGTGGAGACCCTTGAAGCCAGCGCCGATGGGAGAGGGAAcgcagctgaggaggaggaggaggaggaggaggaggaggaggacactgAAGAGGATGAAGTTCAGGTGATTGAAATCAAGAAGGAGAACAGCGAGGCGTCCTGTCTAAAGCAGCAAGACAGCAGCAAGGAGGCATCTCCCCCGACCAGCCCGGGCTCCAACTCCCAGGCAGAGaaaccaggggagcagcccagcctggggaaaaaaaatgatatcTCCAGACACAGCTATTCCAGATACAACACAATCTCCTACCGGAGGATTAGAAAAGGAAACACCAAACAGCGAATCGATGAATTTGAATCCATGATGCACTTATAA